The genomic window GCACGCAATCATTATAACCTTTCATCCATTTATTTCCCCAGTAACCATTGGGATGCCCATCAGGTCTCATCTGCATAACCCTTGTCACATCCAATACCGCAAACTTCTTTGCTTTGTTGCCTCGTTTTGTTATACCTTCAAGCTGTTCAATCTGAGATTTCCTGATCTTCATCTCATTGCTCTGCAggtcaattttgttttctccgaAAGGACTCGTCCTGCTGCAAGTTCCTCCGGTGTCCCAAGTCCCATTCTCGAAATGCGCAGGTGAAATAGTCCTCAGTACCGTCACTAAATCTTTCTTACACATCTCACACTCATTGATTTGCCTAAGGACAGCTGAGTAAACAAGCTTAAACCCTTCTTCCGGGCTAATCTGAGTCATGTTTGGTAAGTTACAGTAAATGCAACCCAGTGTCTCATCTCCtctatgtataaatatagGTCTGAAGAACCAATGAGCAGCCGAGACAATAGCAATGTCTGTATTCGGTAGACCATTAAACCACCCTTCATCGATCTTGCCGATATCTAGATCAAACAATCCAGTACCTGTATTGTTactatctcttctctctcgttCCTCCACAAGAAACTTAGTCCACGAGGTCGAGAGAGTAAAATCGTGCTTCGGAAAGTACCAAATCCTGTTTCTATCTTCTCCATCCTTGTAGATGTCCTTAGGAGTTTCTTCCTGCACaagcaaacacacaaaaaaagctTAAGCAAAAGCAACTATTCTCTTCTTGCAAACAAAGCAACGTATATACATACCATTGACAACAAGCAAAGAAGAGATTCCATATGGTTCCTAGCCACAGAATCACCAAtaaaattcatcttcttccctcGAACCATACTGAGAAACGCCTTTGGATTAAACCTCGGAAGATCGCAACCATCGGGTTTCCATCTCCAGAACAAGAAATCTTTGTCGGGTCTCCCTTGTTTTATGCAGTTCTTCGAGTCGGGAATCGTAGCACAGCTCGAGTTTGTGTATAAAGATCCTCTTTTGTCTGGAACCCAATGTCCCTTGAACAAATCACACTCAGGatctaaccaaaaaaacacaacacaaaagacaaacaaatcatTAGAATTTCAAACACAAACTAAAGAACACATAATAGGAATTAAACAAAACTGAGagattttcataaaaaaaaacagcaagATTGTGggaataattaaatataataatcaaaagttttgtaagttcacaaatacaaatattccCACGAAATTTTCGTAACATGAGTTCttggagagaaaaaaaaactaacaaaatgtTAGATTCTGCtcatattttacaaaatatcaagaacaaaaaacagcAAAAACGTACGTGGgaacaaataaacataaaatcataattttaaaatacttcaCAGAatacaaataatcaaaataaatccCAAGAACAAGTTCGtggagacaaaaaaagaaagtgacaaaagcaaaagagtttgatgatcatcatttatattttctatggTTTTACCTTACCGATTTGAGGTTGGAAAGAAAGAACATTTTGATCAGCGATGGATTTAAAAGGATTCTGATAAACAAAGAAACCGGTGAAGAAAAGAGTTATACAAAaggaagacaagaaaaatggagaaaatcTTCCaatgttcatcatcatccatctCTCTGATTTTTTCTCTGAAGTTTCACGAAAAATCGATGACGATGATTTCATCGTTGCATGTCGATCATCCCTAGAAACATTACCAACGAATAAACTtatatatgtctataattctatatatacacgcgtagagatttttctttttattctctttccttaaaaaagtttaaatttgggtggtgaaaatgaaaatttgtgaaggaaaaaaagttataacggcgattttttatgatatttttgtttgttttcttcaatgatGACGTAACGGTAGCCGTCAGATGAATACACGTGGCGTGCTACGAGGTGGTATGTGTTTGCATGTGAATTGTGGATTGGTAAgttttttctagttttcttgCACTAAACCACATTTCACGGcgtaatctcttttttttcctttgttgaaattttgttgccactttttaagtattttatttaaatgtgtAACGCGTCTACTATAATCTTTCTCGATTCTCCTTCTTTTCACAACTTTTATTGATTTCAAAACTTATGTATACTAGGCTATTtctaataatttgaaaatatttgtaCTATATTCATCATTCAccaataaaaaggaaagatcACGATTCACGAATCatgatgaattgatgataCATTGATAGGTGAATATATGCAGAGTACTGAATGATGAGATCCCGTGGAAATCCGATAGAGATCTTTTACTATGGactaatcaaaaattaaaaaagaaatatgaaacCATAATTTATGTTGGGCTTAGGCCCAAGCTGtttgtatcatcatcataaaaccaaaaaacgtcataaatataaaaaattttgacaacaaaaaaccaaGATTTGTACTGACGTTTAGGTCATGTTCGTTTCTGAGACTGATGCATCTAACTGCATATGCCAACTGATGTTCGTTTAAGTACAATTTTGCAGACAAGTTAGATGGAGCATCCAAATGCGTTTGACAATCTCATCCAAAAAAGACTATTTTTTAAGATGCATCTTGAGTTTAGATGGATGCATCATCCTCAGTTAAAAACCAACAAAgttataaatatgaaaactttttGACAACAGAATAATAATTACTAGACTTATATGGGATCctgttttcaaaaaaagaaaaaaaagaaaaaaaagacttatATGGGATCCAATAAATGTTATTTGAAGTCAATTACACGACgattatataaaagtttgatatttgtCTATCTTGCGTCCTCAAAAAAATACTGATGGGTTTAAACACATAAATTAGCTTTTCTATTCAAGACATTTTGGTAAAAGTGtgatcttttttattttttttctatggtAAAAGTGTGATCTATTCAAAGGATTAGGGGTTGCCATGCCACATTCGTAGTAGTTTAGTGAGATCAAGagcataattaaaatattgaagatTTTACAAATGCTTTATCTCGTCAAAAGGAAGCATTATAAGTATGACCAAACCCGCGACTTGATAATTTCAGACTCAAGCTaaggtttttttgtttaaattttacttGATTCTctcaaagatgaaaaaaaaaaactacatagGAGTTTGAAACAAAGCATACGAAAGGAAGAATAAGAACTCAATTCCCTTCGTTCCGCCGGTTAAAAGAACAGTCATGCTTTGAAGATTAATCCACTAGTTAATCATTAATTGTTGTGTGACACTAACTAAAACTAAAGATAGAAGCTAGAACAATTTAGAAAGAACCAGTCATATCTAAAAATACAGAGTGATAGATTAATGATGGTTGATTAGTAGTCCAATATGGTAGCGTTTTTTGGACTTAAGCGAGTGTTAGCTATGTGCTGCATTCTAGCTTTTAATTTCTCATCATTGATgtcaaaattgaataaatgGGCATTATCCATGTAAGTGTGGTTTTAATTCGGAATATTTTTACCTAAATCGAAAAAAACGATTGTCTAACCGAACCAAATtacctaaaccctaaacctctATTTCAAGTCGTTTCAGGACTCTTTTACCCAAACCGAGTAATCCGAATTACCGAAATTCTAAACTAAACCGGACTGATTGGACCCATTACCCAAGCATactacagtaaaacctctataaattaataatgtcgGGATCCtgaaaaaatttattaatttagagaggtattaatttatcgataaattattaatttatggagagattttataaattttgtaattttttacaaaaatgtgaTCTAAAAGGTACTTTTTCTAtacaatcaataatttttctaaaaatcatTACAAGTAGAAAACCATTATTaggtttaaaaacaaaaacaaaaacttttttatacgtagaaaaattattagaattgaattttacaaagaattaatataaattaaagaaaaacagtaCTAAAGTCATATTTTACTAAgttttacataatatataatcataaatataaatatatattcataaatttatacaattattaatttataatattgatgagaccatatatttacataggattttaaaaaaatatattatcttattaatttatcgatttgtatcaatttttacaCTAGTCCCAACTCGGGAccagaaaaatttattaatttatagaggttattaatttatcgagtattaatttatgaaaaatattaatttatcgagtattaagGAGTGAATCCATTCATTCACCCCTTTTTAATGACCAATTAGAATTTGACATGTCATCtattaaagaataaataaattaaaatcaaccaaacaaaagaaattaagaaaacaaattctgtaaaattttaattaaagaaattatttgtttggctttataaaatagttttagggtttatattttgtgattaaacaaaattatattttggtttgggttgataaaatagtggttagggtttatattttgtggttaaacaaaattatattttggtttgggttgataaaatagtggttagggtttagattttgtgattaaacaaaattatattttggtttgggttgataaaatagtggttagagtttagattttgtgattaaaacgaaattatatttcggtttgggttaataaaatagtggttatggtttaaattttgtgattaaagCGAAATTATATttcggtttgggttgataaaatagtgattatagtttatattttgtgattaaaacaaaattatattttggtttgggttgataaaatagcggttagggtttagattttgtgattaaacgaaattatattttggtttgggttgattaAAGAGTGGTtaagatttagattttgtgattaaatttatttattctttaaataGATAACATGTCAAATTCTTATTGGTTAACTAAAAGGGGGTGAATGAATGGATTCACCTCCTAGGGATGAACCCAAGAATTGttcttaatttatagaggttatacTGTAGTCTGTAATTGCTTATATTAAGGTTTAGGTtgatttaacaaaatgttAGACTCAGTTCAGCTTAAAAGTAATCAGAAAATTTCTTCTCAATTTGTTCGTCTTCTCTCATCTCCGATTTTCAGATAATTCTCTATTCCTTCCTCGCAATAAGTCTCATTTCGTTTTGGGATTCATCTCGGTTTGTTCATCAACTGTTTTTATGGAcatctattttctttatactagtaagaaaaagtgaaaaacataTAAGTTGCGAATTGCGATATACCTCTTTGTCTagaagtttttgttgtttaaggAATATCACATtacaacaacaccaacaataacaacaaaatgcTACATCGAGAAAAGATGATTTTTACATAAAGAAAGTTAAAACAATGTTCCATCAACTAAGATTAGAAAGACCAAACGtcgttagctcaattggtaaagatcCTAGGCGAATCTTAGAGGTCGCCGATTCGAGTGACGCTTgggacgaaactaatattacatgctgTGGTTTCGGGTCAGGGGGGAGGTTACGGGTTTCGGCCCAAAACTTCcagatattcaaaaaaaaaaaaaactaaaattagaaaggagaaaaaaatgtgtattaaaatgtgaaaattaaTA from Arabidopsis thaliana chromosome 3, partial sequence includes these protein-coding regions:
- the TBL22 gene encoding TRICHOME BIREFRINGENCE-LIKE 22 (TRICHOME BIREFRINGENCE-LIKE 22 (TBL22); CONTAINS InterPro DOMAIN/s: Protein of unknown function DUF231, plant (InterPro:IPR004253); BEST Arabidopsis thaliana protein match is: TRICHOME BIREFRINGENCE-LIKE 19 (TAIR:AT5G15900.1); Has 1337 Blast hits to 1308 proteins in 27 species: Archae - 0; Bacteria - 0; Metazoa - 0; Fungi - 0; Plants - 1337; Viruses - 0; Other Eukaryotes - 0 (source: NCBI BLink).), giving the protein MKSSSSIFRETSEKKSERWMMMNIGRFSPFFLSSFCITLFFTGFFVYQNPFKSIADQNVLSFQPQIDPECDLFKGHWVPDKRGSLYTNSSCATIPDSKNCIKQGRPDKDFLFWRWKPDGCDLPRFNPKAFLSMVRGKKMNFIGDSVARNHMESLLCLLSMEETPKDIYKDGEDRNRIWYFPKHDFTLSTSWTKFLVEERERRDSNNTGTGLFDLDIGKIDEGWFNGLPNTDIAIVSAAHWFFRPIFIHRGDETLGCIYCNLPNMTQISPEEGFKLVYSAVLRQINECEMCKKDLVTVLRTISPAHFENGTWDTGGTCSRTSPFGENKIDLQSNEMKIRKSQIEQLEGITKRGNKAKKFAVLDVTRVMQMRPDGHPNGYWGNKWMKGYNDCVHWCLPGPIDAWNDFLMAIIRQLR